Proteins encoded together in one Diabrotica undecimpunctata isolate CICGRU chromosome 3, icDiaUnde3, whole genome shotgun sequence window:
- the LOC140435791 gene encoding zinc finger MYM-type protein 1-like produces MDATLDVESSNIESLIDDLSALRNNWDNILSECKHVANAYGIEPELSTSRARKRKTFHDETATEDVMLNLSPEARFKTEVFYTIIDVLVANLKTRFTALREIEIKFSFLWKYNEMDENTISESCVRFAEEYNSDVSRDLVDEMIYLKTVSNSSISDTSLKPAKLLNKLVSLNVTNLFLNVCIALRIFCCLPVSVAQAERSFSVLSRIKNCLRSTMGQQRLSDLGLLSIESKLAKLLISTT; encoded by the coding sequence ATGGACGCTACTTTGGATGTTGAGAGTAGTAATATAGAGAGCCTAATTGACGATTTAAGTGCCTTAAGAAATAACTGGGACAACATATTGTCTGAATGCAAACATGTTGCAAATGCTTATGGTATCGAACCGGAACTCTCCACTTCCCGTGCGAGAAAGAGGAAGACTTTTCACGATGAAACAGCTACAGAAGATGTAATGTTAAATTTATCCCCGGAAGCACGCTTCAAAACAGAAGTTTTTTACACAATAATTGATGTTTTGGTGGCCAACCTGAAAACGAGGTTCACAGCACTGAgagaaatcgaaataaaattttcatttttatggaAGTATAACGAAATGGACGAGAATACGATCTCAGAAAGTTGTGTAAGATTCGCCGAAGAGTACAATTCAGATGTAAGCAGGGATCTAGTTGATGAAATGATTTACTTGAAAACTGTTAGTAACTCAAGCATCTCAGATACGTCGCTGAAACCAGCAAAACTTTTGAACAAGCTCGTGTCCCTTAATGTGACAAATCTTTTCCTTAATGTGTGCATTGCTCTTCGCATATTCTGTTGCCTACCAGTATCCGTTGCTCAGGCCGAGAGATCATTTAGTGTTTTGAGCCGAATTAAGAATTGTTTAAGATCTACTATGGGTCAACAACGATTATCTGATTTGGGACTGTTAAGCATAGAGTCGAAACTTGCAAAACTCTTGATTTCGACCACGTGA